Below is a genomic region from Polyangiaceae bacterium.
GCCTCTCGAGCATCGTTTCACCACGTTACGATAACCGATTTAGGAGCGGCAGGGACGGGTTTTTGTTACGTAAAAGTTGTGTCTTGTATTACGCTTACTGTAACATACGAGTTCATTGGCAAAGATCGTCACGTCTTTCCCCTCCTCTCCGAAAGAGCCTGCTCTTCGCCTCCCTGCAGCGCTGCTCGAATATCGGGTTTGTCGAACCATTCCTCTGCGATGCCGCGAGCGTATTGTCGATCGTCGCTCGTCCACGTCGCCAGAAATGCTTCGCGCATCGTCGGTTGCGCGAACATGTATTCGATGTCGTTCGGAATGCGGCTCGTGCGACGACGTGCAATGATCCCACTTGTCACGAGCTGGCTGAAAATCCGACGCAAGTCCGCTTCTGCATTCGTTGCCTCTTGCAATGCCAGCACCGCACCGAGCCAAAACGTGTCGCCCACGAGACTCGCCAGCCGCAGCGCTTGTTGAGCATCCGCGGGCAGTCGCGACATCTGAGGCCCGTGTACGGCGAGCAGCGTTTCCGGGGCAAACCCAGCGCGACCCGCCGCGGCAGATCGAATCAGTTCTTCGAGCAGCATGGGATGCCCTTCCGAGCGAGCCACGATCGATTCAATGGCGCCCGAGCCACCGGAGACGAACTTCGTAGCAAACTCGCGCCCCGCTTTTTGAGTCAATGACCCGAGGCGCATTTCTTGAACGTCTCGCCGGAAAAATAGTCCAAAGCCACGTTCGCGTATTTCCGGCCGTGCGAGCGCCAAAACTCCGAATGGAGGAATATCCACCTCGGCAAGCGCATCGTGCAACAAATCCATCGATGCGGTATCGGCCCATTGCGCGTCTTCGACGATGAATAGCAGCGGCCCGCGTCGTGCAAGAGCCCCGAGCAGGTCGAGCCACGCTTGGCGCACTTGTTCGACCGACGGAGCGGGCGTCGAGTCGTGCGCGTCCCGTTCGTCCAGGAAAAACCCCGCCAACCTTTCGGGCCCGGTAGCGTTCCCTTCCGTCATGACCATTTCGAGCGCGCGGCTGACATCCTTTCGTGATGCCCGTGCGCGAAACGGGATGACGTGTCGAACCAGGTCTGCAAGCACGCTAAACTTGGCGCACGTCGCACCTGGTCGTCCGATGCCGACAATCAAATTAGGAATTTTTTGAAATAATTCTTTCAGCACTTCTCCCGCGAGCCGAGACTTTCCCATTCCTGCATGCGCAACGACGAGCGCCGTTGCTGCCTCGCCCTCTTCGAGCCCTTCGGCCAAAAAGTCCACGAGCGTTCCAATTTCGCGTTTTCGCCCCGTGAATGGAATTGGTTTGTCCAAGAGGAGCCTGGACATTCCAAGATCGCTACGTTCGCGGCACAAGCGCGGTGCATCGCTGGGCCCTGCGACCTCGAAGCGACAATCGAGAAGCGCGGCAGATTGCTGATCGATCCGCACCCCCACGACGCTTTTTTGCCGTACGGAAAATTCCAGCAAATGAATGGCCCGCCCAATGAGCTCTGCATAGGGCAAATCTCGCGCCGTATCGGCGCATCCCGTCACGAGCGCAACGCGAAATCCTTCGAGGATGTGCGATATTGCGAGCGCACATTGGGCCGCTCGAGTAAGCAGGTCGTCGCAGCCGTGAAGCCGAACGAGAAGTCCGCCGCCGGCAAACTCCGATGTAATTCCACCATGCCGCGTGGCCACGCGCTGCACTTCGTTCCACCGCGATTGAGACAAATTCGTGCGCAAAGTCGGCGTCGATTGTCCCGTCGTTGCTTCGGAAATCGGGGCGGCGAGCACGATGCAGGCGAGTCGATTTTCCCGTTCACCCAAATTGCGCGCCGTGCGTCGCTCGCTCGATACCGTCGTCGATTGACCACGTCCAAATTGCTCGAGCACGTGCAATACCTGCGCTCCATCGGCCGGACGAGCTTCCGGCACGCGCGACAGCATGCGCGCGACGAGCGTATCGAGCTCTTCGGGAATGTCAGGCAAAATGGCGCGAACACGCGGTGCCTCTTCGAGCAACACGCGCGCCAAAATGGCCATCACACCATCTCCCTCGAATGCAGGTTTCCCCGTCAAACATTCGAATAACAATGCACCAAGCGAAAAAACGTCGACGCGCGCAGTCGCTCGTCCACGCGAACCTTGCGCTTGCTCCGGAGCCATGTAGCCGGGCGTTCCAATGACGCTCCCCGTGCGCGTCAATCGAGCGCCCGGAGCGGCCGCTTGAGCCAAACCGAAATCGAGCACGCGTGCCGCGCGTACCGAGCCATCCACGAGAAAAACATTGCTTGGTTTTACATCCCGATGCACGATGCCTCGGGCGTGCGCCGCGGCCAGGGCCGACGCGACATTCGTGGCCAAATCGATGGCTTCGGCTTGCGGCAATCGTCCTTCATTCAGGCGCGCGGCCAAACTTCGACCTTCGAGCCACTCCATGACGAGGTACGGTGTGCCGTCGAGCGTTGCTCCATGCGCCACGTGCCGCACGATGTGCGGATGACCAAGCTCCGCGAGCACGCGGGCTTCGTGGTCGAACCGGATGATTGCATCCGCGTCGTGGTGCGCGAGCACTTTGACCGCCACGGGTTTGCATGTCGTACGATCGTGGCCTCGAAAAACGGTTCCCATCCCGCCTTGTCCGGCAAGTTTTCCGAGAACGAAGCGACCGCCGATGATGTCTCCCTCCTGCACGGCACCGCAAGATGAAGCATTTCGCGGCAAACGCAAGCTGTTCATGTTCGTAGCGAAAGCCTGACGCGTGAAACCGTGCTAGCTTGGCGCCGCCTTGTGGTCCAAGCTGTTTTCCCCCGAGGTTTCGGTGATGCTCGTGACTCGATTCTTGCTAGCGCTCTGTTCGATCATTTGTGCGCCATTGGGATGCGCACAGACGCCGACCGCATTTCGCGCCGATTCGGCCGCCAATCCTACCGCACCGGCAGCTCCACGTTTGCCCGTTGCAACGATCCTCGCCGAAAAGGATCCTCTTGCAGCTCGAGTTTGCCCGGAATCGGGACCGTGTGCGCTTCCAAGCGGAGCGACTCCTCCGGCGCCTGCGGAATCGGATCATCATCACCATCACCACCACCATTGACCAAACCATGAACCTATCACGAAAAGCTCAATACATTCTGCCGCTTGCCGTGGCGCTCGTCACCGGATGTTCTTCGTCGACCGTCGCGACGGACGTGCGCGATGTGAATGCGTTCTTGGCAGCGCAGGGGCGGAACATCGGTCAGCGTCCTGGCGCGGGTTCGGCCATATCGATGCCGACCGAGGATGCCTGGGAAAACGATGGTGCCGAGGCTCCGCGCATTTTGGCTAAGCCATTGACGGCCGACGATGCGGTCAAGCTGGCGCTCGTGCAAAATCGCGAATTGCGTGCATCGATGTACGAATTGGGCATTGCGCGCGGTCAGGCCGTGCAGGCGGGCCTGTTGCCGAATCCTGAAATCGAAATATCGCTAAGGGCGCCGCAGGATCCATTTCAGCGACTCCAAGCGGACATCGGCTTCGAATACGATCTTTCGGCCTTGATCCTCGTTCCGCTCCGCAAAGGCGTCGCCGATGCCGAGCTCGAAGCGACGCGTGTGCGCGTCGCACGTGACGTGCTGGAAACGGCGTTTCAGGCGCGCCTTGCATTTTACGACGTGCAGGCGAGGCAAGCGGTGCTCGATTTGCAAAAGCGCGCTTTCGACGCATTCCAGGCAGGATATGCGGCGGCCGAAGAGCTCCATCGCGTCGGTAACCTCCCAGACGCGGACCTGGCAATACATCGCGCGGCGGTCGAGGCTTCGCGCATCGACGTCGCCGAAGCGGAAAATGCGCTGCTCGATGCGCGAGAACGATTCAACGTCGCGGCTGGTTTGTCGGGACAGCAGGTCACGTGGACCATTGCGGGGCCTTTGCCGCCGCCCGAAGACATGCCCGTCGATGCGGTCGTGACGGAGAAAAAAGCGATCACGGCAAGCCTCGAATTGGCCGAGATTGGGCGGCGAATGGAAGCAGCAGCCAAACGCGTGGGGCTGCATCGCACCCAAGGCGTCATGCCGCACGTTTCGGGGGGATTTCACGGCGAACAGGACGGCATTTCCTGGGAGCTCGGTGGGCACGTCACCGTGGGTTTGCCCATTTTCGATCGAGCTCAGGGGCGGATCATCAGCGCCAAGAGCGAGCTCGGGGCATTGCGCGAAAGGTACGTGGCTGCCGCGATTGGCGTGCGTTCGAGCGCGCGCATGACGCAAAATCGAATCGAATCTGCAGGAAAGCGGGCTCGGCATTATCAGCAGGCCCTCTTGCCAGCTCGTGAAAAAGCGCTAGCAGAAACGCTCCTGCAATACAACGCGATGCACGTATCCGTGTTCCAGGTTTTGGATGTCCAGCGGCGCGTCACGGAAACGGGCATTGCCTATACCGAAACGCTCCTCGATTATTGGAAAGCTCGCGCATCGCTCGACCAAATTCTCGCTGGAGGCGCCCGACCTCGAGCGCTCGGGGCGGTCAGTACGGGACACACATCTTCGGCAGGCATGGACGTAGGCTCGGGTGCAGGACACTGAGCACGGAAAAGGTGAGTTCAATGGATCGTCGCGATTTCGTCAAACTCGGTGCCGCCATTTCCGGAACGCTCGTCGCGGCCCGTGCTGCAGGTCAAGCGTTGCCTTCGCAGGCGCGGCCATTGCCGGCGAAACCAGGGCCGTTTCCTGGAGGGCAGGTGAGGGTTGTCACGCCAAACGGCGCGACGCTGCCGATGAAGGAAAAGGACGGGCTCAAGATTGGCCACCTCGTGGCGATGCCCGTCGATCACACGTTCGCCCCGGGGCTCGAAGGCGCCTGCTGGGGATACAATGGGCGCGTGCATGGTCCGACGATCGAAGTCGTCGAGGGCGATCGGGCGAGGTTTTACGTGACGAACCGATTGCCGGAGCCCACGACGGTGCATTGGCACGGTATCATTCTGCCCAATGGCATGGATGGCGTCGCGGGACTCACGCAACGTCCGATCATGCCGCGTGAGACGCACATGTACGAGTTCACGTTCGACAAACCCGGAACGTTCATGTACCACCCGCATTTCGA
It encodes:
- a CDS encoding TolC family protein, translated to MNLSRKAQYILPLAVALVTGCSSSTVATDVRDVNAFLAAQGRNIGQRPGAGSAISMPTEDAWENDGAEAPRILAKPLTADDAVKLALVQNRELRASMYELGIARGQAVQAGLLPNPEIEISLRAPQDPFQRLQADIGFEYDLSALILVPLRKGVADAELEATRVRVARDVLETAFQARLAFYDVQARQAVLDLQKRAFDAFQAGYAAAEELHRVGNLPDADLAIHRAAVEASRIDVAEAENALLDARERFNVAAGLSGQQVTWTIAGPLPPPEDMPVDAVVTEKKAITASLELAEIGRRMEAAAKRVGLHRTQGVMPHVSGGFHGEQDGISWELGGHVTVGLPIFDRAQGRIISAKSELGALRERYVAAAIGVRSSARMTQNRIESAGKRARHYQQALLPAREKALAETLLQYNAMHVSVFQVLDVQRRVTETGIAYTETLLDYWKARASLDQILAGGARPRALGAVSTGHTSSAGMDVGSGAGH
- a CDS encoding protein kinase, with product MNSLRLPRNASSCGAVQEGDIIGGRFVLGKLAGQGGMGTVFRGHDRTTCKPVAVKVLAHHDADAIIRFDHEARVLAELGHPHIVRHVAHGATLDGTPYLVMEWLEGRSLAARLNEGRLPQAEAIDLATNVASALAAAHARGIVHRDVKPSNVFLVDGSVRAARVLDFGLAQAAAPGARLTRTGSVIGTPGYMAPEQAQGSRGRATARVDVFSLGALLFECLTGKPAFEGDGVMAILARVLLEEAPRVRAILPDIPEELDTLVARMLSRVPEARPADGAQVLHVLEQFGRGQSTTVSSERRTARNLGERENRLACIVLAAPISEATTGQSTPTLRTNLSQSRWNEVQRVATRHGGITSEFAGGGLLVRLHGCDDLLTRAAQCALAISHILEGFRVALVTGCADTARDLPYAELIGRAIHLLEFSVRQKSVVGVRIDQQSAALLDCRFEVAGPSDAPRLCRERSDLGMSRLLLDKPIPFTGRKREIGTLVDFLAEGLEEGEAATALVVAHAGMGKSRLAGEVLKELFQKIPNLIVGIGRPGATCAKFSVLADLVRHVIPFRARASRKDVSRALEMVMTEGNATGPERLAGFFLDERDAHDSTPAPSVEQVRQAWLDLLGALARRGPLLFIVEDAQWADTASMDLLHDALAEVDIPPFGVLALARPEIRERGFGLFFRRDVQEMRLGSLTQKAGREFATKFVSGGSGAIESIVARSEGHPMLLEELIRSAAAGRAGFAPETLLAVHGPQMSRLPADAQQALRLASLVGDTFWLGAVLALQEATNAEADLRRIFSQLVTSGIIARRRTSRIPNDIEYMFAQPTMREAFLATWTSDDRQYARGIAEEWFDKPDIRAALQGGEEQALSERRGKT